In Heptranchias perlo isolate sHepPer1 chromosome 7, sHepPer1.hap1, whole genome shotgun sequence, a genomic segment contains:
- the LOC137323924 gene encoding UDP-glucuronosyltransferase 1A1-like, whose translation MAFTSHKLHVVGCLLFLFVSLWRVSDSGDLLVVPLDGSHWLTLKTLIDELGKRGHNVVVVVPEVNMHMEPSAYYTTKMFPVPYSREDMDIIRPEILINGSFFERISVVFQKIKTLRQFFLTTCESLLYNTELMQELAERKFDALLTDPFVPCGAIVAEYLSLPTVNLLRGIPCGLDYFATQCPRPCSYVPRFFTGNTDRMNFFQRTKNVLASLTEPLLCHFIYSPFEDLATKFLGREVTLVQLLSRASIWLMRFDFIFEYPRPLMPNMVLVGGINCKERKPLPQEFEEFVNSSGQHGVVIFSLGSMVSELPIAKSILIADALGQIPQKVLWRYTGEIPTTLAPNTKLVKWLPQNDLLGHPKTRAFITHGGTNGIYEAICSGVPSVMLPLFGDQGYNVQRMVDRGAGVDLDIEKMSSHDLVNALNTVINDTRYKETMMKLSSLHNDRPIEPVQLSVYWVEFVLKHRGAEHLRPAAQELSWIQYHCLDVIGVFLASVVASMWLMVKCCLFCCKRCLCGAKNQMKSKSD comes from the exons ATGGCTTTCACTTCTCACAAACTGCATGTGGTGGGATGTCTGCTATTTCTTTTCGTGTCTCTGTGGAGAGTGTCTGATAGCGGGGACCTTCTCGTGGTGCCTTTGGATGGAAGTCATTGGTTAACCCTCAAAACTCTGATTGATGAACTTGGGAAAAGAGGTCACAATGTGGTCGTTGTTGTGCCTGAGGTGAACATGCATATGGAACCATCCGCTTACTACACAACAAAGATGTTCCCAGTGCCTTACAGCAGGGAAGACATGGACATCATCAGACCAGAGATCCTCATCAACGGGTCTTTCTTTGAAAGAATCAGTGTTGTATTTCAAAAGATAAAAACTCTCAGGCAGTTCTTCCTGACTACCTGTGAGAGTCTGCTGTACAACACAGAACTGATGCAGGAGCTGGCTGAGAGAAAATTTGATGCTTTACTGACTGACCCTTTCGTTCCTTGTGGTGCTATTGTTGCTGAGTATCTCTCGCTGCCCACTGTGAACTTGCTGCGAGGAATTCCTTGTGGTTTGGATTATTTCGCCACTCAGTGCCCCAGGCCATGCTCATACGTGCCAAGGTTTTTCACAGGGAACACAGATCGAATGAACTTTTTCCAAAGGACAAAAAATGTGCTGGCCAGTTTAACAGAACCACTGTTGTGCCATTTTATATATTCACCTTTTGAAGATCTGGCCACCAAGTTCCTTGGGAGAGAGGTGACACTGGTCCAACTGCTGAGTCGTGCTTCCATCTGGTTAATGCGGTTTGACTTCATATTTGAGTATCCAAGACCTCTGATGCCAAATATGGTCCTAGTTGGAGGCATCAATTGCAAGGAGAGAAAACCTTTACCTCAG gaatttgaagaatttgtgaacagttctggacaACATGGTGTTGTGATCTTCTCCCTGGGATCAATGGTATCAGAATTGCCTATTGCGAAATCCATTCTTATTGCAGATGCATTGGGACAAATTCCCCAGAAG GTCCTGTGGAGATATACTGGAGAGATTCCTACTACACTGGCACCAAATACAAAACTAGTAAAATGGCTACCACAGAACGATCTGCTAG gacatcccaaaacacgaGCCTTCATCACCCATGGAGGGACCAATGGAATCTATGAGGCCATCTGCAGTGGTGTGCCATCTGTCATGTTACCATTATTTGGGGATCAAGGATATAATGTACAACGCATGGTAGATCGCGGTGCTGGTGTGGACCTGGATATCGAAAAAATGAGCTCCCATGATCTAGTTAATGCATTAAACACAGTTATCAACGATACCAG ATACAAAGAAACCATGATGAAGCTGTCTTCACTGCACAATGATCGTCCAATCGAGCCAGTGCAACTTTCTGTCTATTGGGTGGAATTTGTTCTGAAGCACAGAGGGGCAGAACATTTACGTCCCGCAGCTCAAGAGCTTAGCTGGATCCAGTACCACTGTCTGGATGTCATTGGTGTGTTTCTTGCCTCTGTGGTGGCCTCCATGTGGTTAATGGTTAAGTGTTGTTTGTTTTGCTGCAAGAGATGTTTGTGTGGAGCAAAGAATCAGATGAAGAGCAAATCAGATTAA